From the Chitinophaga lutea genome, the window ACATGACGGACATGCTGGATTTCGCGGCAAAGCACCATATTGAAAGCGCGGTGGAAGTGATGACATTCGGCGAAGTGAATGAAGCGATCGAAAAGGTCGGAACAGGAAAGATCAACATCCGGTTAATATTGGAAAACAAGGCATAAAATGAACGCACAGGAAAAAGTATTACAGTGTTACAACCTGGTGGCCGGCGACTACGCGGCCGACCGCTGGGACGAGCTCTCCAAAAAGCATTTCGACAGATTACTGTTGAAGGAATTCGCCTTTGCCAATAAAGACGAAGGCCCCTGCGCCGACTTTGGCTGCGGCCCCGGGCAAACGACCCGGTTCCTGTACGACCATGGCCTGAAAAACATCACCGGCATCGACCTCGCTCCCGCGATGATCGATACCGCCCGGAAGCTGTCCCCACAGATCGCCTTTGAAACCGGCGACCTGCTGGATATCGCCTATCCCCCGGGATACCTGGGCAGCGCCGTGGCATTCTATGCGATCGTGCATTTTAACACCAACCAGGTCAGGAAGTGTTTCGAAGAAATAAACAGGGTGTTGAAAACCGGCGGGGATTTTTTGTTCTCCTTTCACGTGGGCGACGAGATCGTTCATTTTGACAAGGCGCACGACAAAGAAATTGACGTTGACCTGTTCTTCTTTAAAACTGAGGACATCATAACACTACTGCATGAAACGGGCTTTACGATCATCGATGCCATAGAGCGGCGGCCGTACGAAGATGCGGAATACCCCAGCAGGCGGGCCTACATCTGGGCGGAGAAAAAATAAAGCGGCCGGCATCGGACGATCCGGAATACTTCACTAAAACGGTCGGCTCCATCGGCTCCGGAACGCTTCACTAAAACAGCCGGTACCATCCGCGCCTGAATATTTCAATTAACGCGGCCCGCATCATCCGCTCCGGGGGACATCAATGTGCGCAGCCCCCGCGAACGGGCACGGCGCTTTAACGGCCCGTATTTGCGCTTAGAAAATTCTCCATAAGGCTTAACACCTCGTCAAAATTCGTCTCCAGCGCCCAATGGCCGCCGTCAACGAGATGGGTTTCCACATCGGGCAAGTCCCGCTGATAACAATCCACTTCTTCTATCGCAAAAAACACGTCGTACCTGCCCCAGATCACCAGGGCCGGCGGTTGATGGGCACGGAAATACTCCTGGAAAACCGGGAACATTCTGACGTTGCTGGCATAGTCGCAATTCAGCTCCCACTGCATCTCGATATTGCCCGGCCTTTTCATCAGGTCCCAGTCGATCATCCATAATTCAGGGCTGACCGCGGGCAGCAATGCTTCCGGTAATCCCGAGGTGTATTGCGTCCTCACCCCTTCCTCACTCAAAAAGCCGGTCAGTTTCGCTTTCTTTTCAGGAGTGGGATGCGCCCAGTAATCTTTATAAGGGTCCCATTCCGGGCCCATCCCTTCATCGTATGTATTGCCGTTCTGGAAAATGAGCGTTGCTATCTTTTCGGGATGCCTGACGCATATCCGCAGGCCGATGGGGCATCCGTAGTCGTGCAGGAAAACCGAAAAGCGCCGCATGCCTATGGCATCGGTCAATTTATCGATGCACGCCGCGATGTTTTCAAAAGTATATGCAAAGCTGCTTTTGTCCGGGAAAGCGCTGAACCCGAACCCCGGAAAATCGGGAGCCACCAGGTAATACCTGTCGGCCAGCGCGGTCATCAGGTTTTTGAACATGATCGACGAGGTGGGAAACCCATGTAAAAGTAGCAACGCCGGATTCCTGGGGTCTCCGGCCTCCCGGTAGAAAATATCGATACCGTCGACTTTAACTGATTTGTTTAAAATCTGCCTGGTCATATAGTCAGGGTTTTCCGATCCAGGCGCAAGGATCATTCCATTCCGGCATGCCAATGGCCGGCAGGCATAAGATGAGGATCCCGTTCCACACTTTTACGGTATCAGCTGTAGCAAAGCGGGCGCCACATCAGTAGCGCCCGTGCGGAATGTTATTTTTGAATGAGCGTCGGCTGGCCGTTGGAGCGGATCTCCAGCTTCACGTCGGCCCCGTTTTCACCGGAGTATTTTCCGTCGAATACGATTTCATTGTCGCCGTTGGCCAGCACCGGCAGGGGCTTGTTCAGCTCCACCGTTTGCAGCAACTGCCATTGCCGGCTGTACAGCCGTACACTTTTGCCGTCGCATTTCAGGAACTGGTTCCTTTTCAGGCTCACGGGCAGCACCAGCGCATCCTGGCGGTTAACGGCAATGGATACCTGGTCGAAGGTCACGTCCGGATCGGACTCCTTGCCGGGCGCGAGTGTAATGATAAAGGAAAGCGGCTGTGCGGGCGCCGGGTTATTGAACCGGAAGGTGGAGAAAACCGGTTCGCCGGGTTGCTTCAGCTGCTGGGCATGCCGGAAGTAGGCATTGTACACCGGCGTCAGCTTATACGCCCTGTTGCCCGTCAGCTCCAGGTGAAACTCATGTTTAAGGCTCCGCATCTGTTCTTTCTGGGCTTCGCTGAATATGTTCTGCATGCGGGCCTGCTCCCAGGTGTTGATCAGGCCGAGCACTTCGTCTTTCAGGCCGTGCCTTTGCAGCGTCTGCAGGCTGGTGGCGAGGGCGAACCCGGCATCGTAGCCGGCGCCGAGGGCCAGCATCCATTCGATGTCTTCCGGCGTGGTTTCGGGTTTCAGGCTGAACCAGCCCAGCATGGAAGGCATCAGGTTGCGGCGGAAAAACTGCTGGTTCTTCAGGCGCAACTGCAGCTGGCTTTCCCGGAAGCCGGCGTACCAGGGCTCTCCCCAGTTCATCCGGGTATAGATATGCCAGAAGTAGTGACCGGGGTTGCTGGCGTCGTTGATCACCCTGCCTTTCAGTTCGGGGCTGAGATGATCGTACCAGTTTTTGACAAACAGCTGCCGGGCGTATTGTCCCATGCCGCTGGACAAACAGCCCTCCAGGCCATCGAACGAGATCTGCATCAGGCCGGTTTCATTGAAAAGGCGCGCAATGGTGGTGGACATTTCTTCCTGCAGCGCATAATTGGTCAGGAATACTTTATAAGGATGGTCCATCAGCTTGCCCACGGTATCGTGCTGGCGGTGCGCCGCGGCTTTGGTGCCGAACGCGCCGCGCTCGCAATCGAGCAGCTTCCAGGGAGCGGACGTGGATACGGTCCCGTAACGGATGATTTCATTGCCTACCACCACCGACTTCAGTGTATTGTTCTGGAACTGGTTGAAGAAAACGGGGTCTTCGATCGCCAGCTCCTTTGCATTGGCATCCACGGCCGCGCTGAGCCGCGAGTAGCCCACTTTCGCCAGCCGTGTGTCCGGCACCGGTGTTACATATGGATCATTGGTGGTGATAAAGTTGGATAACGTGTGTACGCCTAACCGTACACCCTTCGTTTTGGCTGTTTCAACGCACTGCTTCATGCTGGCCCAGTTCTGCGGGAATTCCCGGGGGCGCAGTTTGAACTGTCCCCAGTTCTCAAACGGATCGCCGTGGTACAGGTAACGGAGGCCGGCCTGTTTGGTGGCGGCTATCGCTTCGTCGAGGTTGGCGGTGCCGAAATCCATGATCAGGTACGATTCGGAAGCGTGCCGGGCCTGTTTTCCCCATTGGCCGTCGAGCATCGGATGCGGCAGGCCCTCCCGGAGCTCTATCTGCGAGATGGTGGGCAGCACGTCGGCGTTCGTTACGCCGAACAGCGCAATCTTGCTGCCGACAACGCCGCCGTCGTTGAACGCGGGGGCGAGATAAGCGGAATGCCCCCAGTTTTCGATCACCCGGTCCCTGCCCCGGTTACGGCAGAATGCCTGCAGCACGGCCCCGTAATCGGTCGGGCGCGCCACATCTCCCCGGAACAACTGTTTGTTCATATCGTCTTCCTTCACATCCACCTTGTTGCCGCCTTCAAACACATCGTACGACGGTTCGATATCGCTTTCAGCATTCGGGTATCCACCCAGTGTTTTGATGTTCAGCGCCTGGATGCCGATAGCGAAATCCTTGCTGCGCACCACGCCTACCACTTCGCCTACCGTATCGGCGAGCGTAACGGGATAGGGCCCCCACAGTACCAGGTCAACCTTGTCGGGCTGGGTCAGCTGCGTCAGTTCAAAGCTGATATAATGATCGTTGCGCTGCACTTTCACTTTGGCTTCCATGCCGGCCTCGGGATAAGTCAGCAGCAGTTCCGATTTCTTTGCGTTCCATGCGCAGCTGCGGGGAGCATGCAGCTGCCCGTCTTTTTTTATGCTCATCAGCGCCCCGGCTTTGTCTGCGAATACGAATTCCTTTTGCAGCGCAAGGCTTTTCATGCTGGTCAGCTTCCCGGAATTGTCGAGCTGGAGGCTCCATTGTTTCGTTTTGAAATTCACCTGCGCGGCAGCCGGTAACGCGGCAACGCCGGTTAAAACTGCCAGTAAGGGCAGCAGCTGCCTGATGAGACCATTCTTTTTCATGGAGATATTTTAGTGAGTATAGGCGTGCCTTCCCACGGCACAGCGTAAATTTCCACATCCCGCCCCCGGTATACTAATGCCTTCTTTGCATTTTTATCCGTTTTATTTGCAGGCTGCCGGCGGTGCCTCCGTTTGAAATTGGATGCCGGCGGGATGCCACGGCCTTCAACGGGATATTCGGGAGCCATGCAGGGACCGGTGACCTGACAATGTTCTATTTATCAACTTTTTACGCTAAATTAGTCCCTGCCGTGAACCGGCTGTTTTACTTTAAAGCGATCAACCTATATACCTGCAACCAATCACCTCCCTATGGCTCATTCCGATTATTACCTCACCGCCAGGAAATTCTGGAAAACCGTTACCGACAGCGATATCAAAATTCCCGACGCCCAGCTGCAGCTGCAACTGGAGGCGCATAAACGTTTGTTCAGCGTTTTCCAGGCAGGCAGCTATTATTACATCATATTCAACATGTACAAAAGCGAGCTGGATTTCGTGGACGCCAACATTACCCGTGTGCTCGGCTATGAACCGGAGGAGATGAACATCGCATTTTTCATGGAGAACATCCACCCGGACGACAAGCCGTACTTTCTCAACTTCGAATACCGCGTGGTGGAATTTTTCAAAGCGCTGCCCTTTGACAAAGTACCGAAATACAAAGTGCAATACGATATCCGCATCAGGGCCAAGAACAATACCTACGTCCGGCTGCTGCACCAGGCCGTGCAGATCGACTACGACGAAAAAAACTACTACCGCACCCTCAGCCTGCATACGGACATCAGCCATATCAAACAGGACGGCGCTCCCTGCTTTTCGCTGATCGGGCTCGACGGTGAACCGTCTTATTACAACATCCAGGAATCCAACATCTTCACCAAATCATACGACCAGTTCACCAGAAGGGAGCGGGAAATCCTGAAGTGCATCGTGGAAGGCAAAAGCAGCAAGGAAATCGCCGGTGAGCTGTTTATCAGCCTGCATACGGTGAACGCCCACCGGAAGAACCTCCTGTCGAAAGCCGGGGTGAAAACGCCTGTTGAACTGGTGAGAGTGGCCCTGAAAGAGGCCTGGGTATAATTTACCCCGCCCTGGTCCCCATTCCCTCCCGGAAAAAAAATAGCTAGTCCTGGTTATTTTCCCGTGTATGCCAACGCGATAACTTTGTATCGTAAAGGCCGCCATACCGGGAAAGCAGCAACTCCCGCGCAAGTGCGGCGGACCGTCCTATACTTTTTAAACATGAACCGTCGATAGCAAACATCGTTCACGAATATACCTGACCAAACAAACAAACACTTCAGCCAGGAGCGCTGAAAATCCATCAACCTGAAATGTACTGATAAGGAAAGGAGCACTTTCCTGTAGTTACGCTCATGTAAAATTTCCAAAAATGATAAGGTTCGTACTGATTGCAGCACTGCTGGCAATGAATGCACCCGTATGTTTCGGGCAGCTAAGCATCTATTTTTGCTATGAAACGCGTGAAGTGGGCTGGGCGGAAGGATTAAACAACACGGACGGGATCCGGGACTCGGAAGCCTGGAAGCATTGTAAGGTCCGGGGCGGCAAAAACCCGGTGATGGAATTCAGCAGGAATGGCTACGGGTGTTATGCCGTGGTAGCGGGGGTGGATGTGAACAGGGTCAAAACAAACGGCTGGGCGGCAGGCGCCGCCACGCAGGCAGAAGCCATCAGCGCGGCCAAAGCCATGGCCAGAGGCGCGGGCGCGGTGGAAAGCACCCTCTCCGTACTTGCCGCGGGATGCATCGAAAAGCCGGCCAAACAGGAGCCGGTATGGAGCGAATGGCATTCGGACCCATGCCCATACCTGGAATACCGCACCAAAACCCTCGAAGGCTACGACTGGAACTACCAGGTACATGCCTACATCGAGGTGCGATCAAAGTTCAAGGTACCGGTTACGTTTGTTTTCGAGCTGCTCGACAAAGACGGGCGCGTGCATTTCGGCGACCTGCACAAAGCGCAGCCGGGCGAAAAGATCGCGTTTGTCCATAAAATGAAAGCCAGCATCATCACGCGGATAAGAATAAAAGACCTGCAAAACGCCAACACGAAGAAGGCTATCACCTGCGACGATGCGGAAGGTGGTAAAACGCAGGCCGACAAAGACAGGGAAAGCCTGAAGGAAGCCATCGCCGAATACGACGCCCTCGCGCTCCAGACCCCGAACAGCCCCGCCAAAACCAGTATCTGCAACAACGCCCTCAATGCCATCATGGGCCGGTACGACGACCAGTATAAACTGAACGCGGTGAACGATGCCATCAGGCGACTCAAAGCCCTGGGCAATCAGCCCGTCAGCAAACCCGCAGACCTCTCGTCCGACATCCGTGAAATATCGCAAAAAGAGATCGACCTGGTCAACGAAATCAGGTCGGTTGAGCCCAATGCGGCTGTAAAGCCATGGGAAGGCGCGCCCACCGACAATGCGGCGTTCACCCTGCAAAGAAAAAAAGAGAACGTCGCCTACCTGGAAAACTACCTCGGCAAGGCCACCACCAAAGCCGCTGAAGAAAAAGCGGCGAAAGAGAAACAGAAAAACAGTTTCAACGGCCATATGCAGAAGGGCAACGAGGCCATGAACAGTAAAGACTATGCCGGCGCCATGAGCAGCTACCAGGCCGCCATCAACAGCACCACCGACGCCAACGACCAGGCCATGGCCAGGAGCAGCTACAACCAGGCCCTTGAAGCGAAAAAAACCGCAGACCGGCAGGTACGGGTGGCGGAAGCCAAAGAGCGCGACAAGGAAGAGGATGCCATCTACACCACCGCCGCCGTTGCAACGGTCGGGGCCATGGCCCTGATAAAAGACGGGTACAGCAGCAGGCCCTTTGCAGCCAAGTTCATGCTCGGCCTGGGATATGAGCATTCCCCCATCCTGAGCAACGGCACCGGTAAATCGTATATCGAAGAACGCAATCTCCTCACCATCCACCTGGGCTTCAACCTGGGCGTGCTGAACAACCGCGCGGTTTCAATCTACATGAAGCCGCAGGTTAACATCGGCATGAGCGCCTTCATGCCCGGCATCAGCGGCGGGTATGCCAGCTACGGCGCCACCGGTGTGCTGCAACTCGCTACCAGGAAGCATTCGAAATTCAATGTATTCGGCGAAGGCGGATGGTTCAAACACAGCGGCACCTTCAAGTACGACGCCGATGCGCAAAACAACACCGCCACGGACGATGTGCGGGAAGGCAATATGTCGTTTTCCAGGCTGGTATATGGCGGAGGTTTCATGCTGCGGTGGATCAATGACCACGCGGGTAAGGAAACCTATATCAGGCCGGGTGTATTCTTCGAACGGCCTTCGTTCTTTACCTCCGAAATCAAACCGGTATTGAGCATGAACCTGCAACTGTACATCTATAGCGCCATACTGCTTGACCTCACTTACACGCACAATACGTACATACCCGGCGAGTTGCAGCACCCGGCCACGCTCGAAAAGAAAAACGTCAGTTCATACGGCGTAAAAATCATCCGGCAGGGCAGGTTATATTAATCATCCAGTAAAAACAGCGCACCATGAAAAAGCATCTATATACGATCATGATCTTTTGTGCGGCACTGACCGCTTCCTGTTCGGAGGAATCCCCGATTGAGGGCCTGATTGCTTCGAAAGCCTCGGTCGCCACCATCAACGCCGAGATAGCCACCGGCGCCAATAAAACGATCACCCTCAACATCAACCATCAAACGCTTTCCCTGCAGATCGTCAGTTCCCGCACAACCGTTAACGGGGTCGAAAGCAGGGATTGCTCCCTCGCGATGGCGAACAATGCGGGCGTTTTCGCCCTGGTTCCCGGTTCGGCTTACATCAATACCATGGCCGGCGGCACTGAAATATCAGCGGCGGCGTTCGGCAGTCCGTCGTTCAGCGGCACCTTGTATTTTGTGACGAAACAGCCCAATGCCACCAGCTACAACTATGTCAATACGAACGGCGTGCGCTTCGACAACAGTTATTACATACCCTTCAAGGTAGTGCCCGGCAACGGGCAGGCCGCGCCGGTGTACGCCTACCTGCACTTCACCATTGCCGCCGAAAAGGTGACCCTTCATAAAATGGTTTACCGGACTTCCGGCAGCCTGTCGGCAGGCGGAGAATAAACAACCCGCTTCGAGTCTATACATGATCACCCGGGCACATCCCATGATGGAGGATGTGCCCTTTTTCCATCCGCCCATACCCGTTCCCTACCCTGCAACGCCCCTTTACCGGCAAATTTTTTCCAGCCAAAATTTGTTTACTTAAACGTTTAAGCATATTTTTATCCTTATGAAGAAAAAAACCTCGCTGAAAGATATTGCCCTCGAGGCAGGCGTGTCTACCGCGCTCGTATCTTACGTTCTCACCAACAAGGAAGAGAAAGCGAGGGTGGGCCAGGAAATGGCGAAAAAGATCCGGAAAATAGCCCAGAAGCTCAACTATCAGCCCAATCACATCGCCCGCAGTCTCAAGAGCGGCCGGTCGGATACCATCGGGCTGATCGTTGCGGACATTTCCAACCCCTTCTTCGGGAACATCGCCCGCACCATCGAAGATGAAGCCAAGCGGAATAATTATACGGTGATCTTCGGCAGCTCCGATGAGAACCTCGACAAATCCGGCGATCTCATCAACGTACTGCTGAACCGCCAGGTGGACGGGCTCATCCTCATCCCTACCGAGGGCTCGGAACAGCAGATCAAACAGCTCCGGAAACAGCCCGTGCCGTTTGTATTGATCGACCGGTATTTTCCGCAGATCCCCGTGAGCCAGATCGGCATCAACAATTTCCAGGCGTCGTATAACGCCATTACCCACCTGGTTAAAACAGGGCATCAACGCATCGGCATGATCGCGTATAAAACGGCGCTGTTCCACA encodes:
- a CDS encoding class I SAM-dependent methyltransferase, whose product is MNAQEKVLQCYNLVAGDYAADRWDELSKKHFDRLLLKEFAFANKDEGPCADFGCGPGQTTRFLYDHGLKNITGIDLAPAMIDTARKLSPQIAFETGDLLDIAYPPGYLGSAVAFYAIVHFNTNQVRKCFEEINRVLKTGGDFLFSFHVGDEIVHFDKAHDKEIDVDLFFFKTEDIITLLHETGFTIIDAIERRPYEDAEYPSRRAYIWAEKK
- a CDS encoding alpha/beta fold hydrolase; translated protein: MTRQILNKSVKVDGIDIFYREAGDPRNPALLLLHGFPTSSIMFKNLMTALADRYYLVAPDFPGFGFSAFPDKSSFAYTFENIAACIDKLTDAIGMRRFSVFLHDYGCPIGLRICVRHPEKIATLIFQNGNTYDEGMGPEWDPYKDYWAHPTPEKKAKLTGFLSEEGVRTQYTSGLPEALLPAVSPELWMIDWDLMKRPGNIEMQWELNCDYASNVRMFPVFQEYFRAHQPPALVIWGRYDVFFAIEEVDCYQRDLPDVETHLVDGGHWALETNFDEVLSLMENFLSANTGR
- a CDS encoding LuxR C-terminal-related transcriptional regulator, whose product is MAHSDYYLTARKFWKTVTDSDIKIPDAQLQLQLEAHKRLFSVFQAGSYYYIIFNMYKSELDFVDANITRVLGYEPEEMNIAFFMENIHPDDKPYFLNFEYRVVEFFKALPFDKVPKYKVQYDIRIRAKNNTYVRLLHQAVQIDYDEKNYYRTLSLHTDISHIKQDGAPCFSLIGLDGEPSYYNIQESNIFTKSYDQFTRREREILKCIVEGKSSKEIAGELFISLHTVNAHRKNLLSKAGVKTPVELVRVALKEAWV
- a CDS encoding LacI family DNA-binding transcriptional regulator; translation: MKKKTSLKDIALEAGVSTALVSYVLTNKEEKARVGQEMAKKIRKIAQKLNYQPNHIARSLKSGRSDTIGLIVADISNPFFGNIARTIEDEAKRNNYTVIFGSSDENLDKSGDLINVLLNRQVDGLILIPTEGSEQQIKQLRKQPVPFVLIDRYFPQIPVSQIGINNFQASYNAITHLVKTGHQRIGMIAYKTALFHINERKRGYTEALADNKQASMMKLARYSHIREETRQAIDELLQGRKPADAVFFATNSLAIEGLKYINELGIKVPEELAVVSFDESEAFDLYYSPITFIRQPILEMGNAAVRVLLEHIKNGEKKPENICIDTELVIRQSSSRR